One Aegilops tauschii subsp. strangulata cultivar AL8/78 chromosome 7, Aet v6.0, whole genome shotgun sequence genomic window carries:
- the LOC109733732 gene encoding uncharacterized protein yields MPPRRRPGHPLIFRLPDGRSINVYTNDDGDFVTGGSEPRLVSDLCREINSEMQRQRDLSRSRLSLPPSATTSPPPPADPLFSSTTTSRPSPLLSCPTSAAASRATSPPPSGAASRATSPPLPSTNSRSPPLLSPPPPAAVSTSRSPPPPAAASTTHLAPILSSPLLAAASASHPAPLLSPPPSIAASTTRPRDLFTDIDGVSRRLADVAVEGRSYSWLEPPPCEDTEQAVRLEAPPPPRPFPPVSSLMPTRLLIKYFLRVDADGLFHTYPHRGGPFKSLKEARDAIDSHHTNLCKFKYMGDLSEEDIHVWQTLYWPNGTRMNSKQALDVMMNRRPKWDVLNALLDKYNEDHHLFGDFAYELKEIVSYKPHFQGKNSPYKCRSFSHLNLIVKTGSSTVGDPFFAEITCMKDGELEEYVLSCICVVTPEANGECCGCGDDVKHPTGVEYKKRDKLPVRRNGCRRMSEELFNEFIVVRDEDWLDAEEAWVRQEFRMSNKGDGQGMRGRYVIPAKR; encoded by the exons aTGCCGCCCAGACGACGCCCCGGCCACCCGTTGATATTCCGTCTTCCAGACGGTCGAAGCATCAATGTCTACACCAACGACGATGGGGATTTTGTCACCGGCGGATCGGAGCCACGACTCGTCTCTGATCTCTGCAGAGAAATCAACTCCGAAATGCAGCGCCAGCGCGACCTTTCCCGCAGCCGCCTCTCCCTTCCTCCATCAGCTACCACCTCCCCTCCACCACCAGCCGATCCTCTCttctcctccaccaccaccagccGACCCTCTCCCCTCCTCTCCTGTCCGACATCGGCCGCAGCGTCCCGTGCCACCTCCCCTCCGCCATCAGGCGCCGCATCCAGGGCCACCTCCCCTCCTCTCCCCTCCACCAACAGCCGATCCCCTCCCCTCCTTTCCCCTCCGCCACCAGCTGCAGTCTCCACAAGCCGATCCCCTCCACCACCAGCTGCAGCCTCCACAACCCACCTCGCTCCCATCCTTTCCTCTCCACTACTAGCTGCAGCCTCCGCAAGCCACCCCGCCCCCCTCCTCTCCCCTCCACCATCGATTGCAGCCTCCACAACCCGACCCCGAGACCTCTTCACCGACATAGACGGGGTATCTCGACGCCTTGCGGATGTGGCAGTGGAAGGTCGCTCCTACAGTTGGCTAGAGCCTCCACC CTGCGAGGACACCGAGCAGGCAGTGCGTCttgaggccccaccaccgccaaGGCCTTTTCCACCTGTTTCTTCATTGATGCCAACAAGATTGCTCATTAAATATTTCCTGAGGGTTGATGCTGATGGACTCTTTCACACATATCCTCATCGAGGCGGTCCGTTTAAGAGCTTGAAAGAAGCTCGGGATGCTATAGACTCCCATCACACTAATCTGTGTAAATTCAA GTACATGGGGGATCTTTCAGAGGAGGATATCCATGTGTGGCAGACCCTGTACTGGCCTAATGGTACAAGGATGAATTCCAAACAAGCTTTGGATGTGATGATGAACCGCCGCCCCAAATGGGATGTACTTAACGCTTTACTGGACAAGTACAATGAGGACCATCATCTTTTTGGG GATTTTGCATATGAACTGAAGGAAATTGTGAGTTACAAACCACATTTTCAGGGAAAAAACTCTCCATACAAATGCAGATCATTCTCTCACTTAAATTTGATTGTCAAGACTGGGTCGAGTACCGTCGGCGATCCTTTCTTCGCTGAAATTACATGTATGAAGGATGGCGAGTTGGAGGAATATGTGCTCAGCTGTATATGTGTTGTTACGCCAGAAGCTAACG GCGAGTGCTGTGGATGTGGAGATGATGTAAAGCACCCCACTGGTGTTGAGTACAAAAAGCGAGATAAGTTGCCTGTTCGGCGTAATGGTTGTAGGCGAATGTCAGAAGAATTATTCAATGAG TTTATTGTTGTTCGTGATGAGGATTGGCTGGATGCGGAGGAGGCCTGGGTGAGACAAGAGTTTAGGATGAGC